One region of Duncaniella freteri genomic DNA includes:
- a CDS encoding YitT family protein yields MVLSGKKLWMSARDYVMIVVAIFIFGFGFSAFILPEKVVIGGVTGVGTIAYLLTGKTYMIGLTQYAINLVLLGIAYFVVGKQFVVKTIFGATVISLVVTIMPPLFDGPLVPGQPFMNVCIGGIFTGIALGLVFVHNGSTGGTDIVAAIVAKRTNVTIGRTMLFVDFAIISSSFLLTHEIAKVLYGFVVLIITSYMVDLVINTNRQAVQFLIISPNWERIATAVNLHARRGVTVMDGMGWYTKHSVKILLIVCRKIESVTIFRIVKSIDPTAFISQANVNGVYGQGFDELKFKRDLKLQEQLERDSEEAARMS; encoded by the coding sequence ATGGTCCTTTCAGGAAAAAAACTGTGGATGTCGGCTCGCGACTATGTAATGATAGTTGTGGCGATCTTTATTTTCGGTTTCGGCTTTTCTGCTTTCATCCTTCCGGAGAAGGTGGTGATCGGAGGCGTGACCGGAGTCGGAACCATCGCTTATCTTCTCACCGGTAAGACTTATATGATCGGTCTGACGCAATATGCCATAAACCTTGTCCTTCTCGGTATCGCTTATTTTGTGGTGGGGAAGCAGTTTGTGGTGAAGACCATCTTCGGGGCGACAGTGATTTCGCTTGTGGTCACGATTATGCCACCGTTGTTTGATGGTCCGCTTGTGCCGGGACAGCCGTTCATGAATGTCTGTATCGGAGGTATATTCACCGGGATTGCGCTTGGGCTTGTGTTCGTGCATAACGGCAGCACCGGCGGGACGGATATTGTGGCGGCGATTGTTGCTAAGCGCACCAATGTGACCATAGGCAGGACAATGCTTTTTGTTGACTTTGCGATAATATCGTCGTCCTTTCTTCTCACACATGAAATCGCCAAGGTGCTGTATGGCTTTGTGGTTCTTATCATCACCTCTTATATGGTGGACCTTGTGATCAACACCAACCGTCAGGCGGTGCAGTTTCTTATCATCTCGCCTAACTGGGAGCGTATAGCCACTGCTGTGAATCTTCACGCGCGCAGAGGTGTGACGGTTATGGACGGCATGGGATGGTACACGAAGCATTCTGTGAAGATCCTTCTCATCGTGTGCCGCAAGATAGAGTCGGTGACCATATTCCGTATAGTGAAGAGCATTGATCCTACGGCGTTCATTTCACAGGCGAATGTCAATGGTGTGTATGGTCAGGGCTTCGATGAATTGAAGTTCAAGCGTGATCTTAAGCTCCAGGAGCAGCTTGAGCGTGACAGTGAGGAGGCTGCGCGGATGTCGTAG
- a CDS encoding aminotransferase class I/II-fold pyridoxal phosphate-dependent enzyme gives MNLLQEKLSKYTAPQEAQAAGVYPYFRAISSEQDPEVIMNGKKVLMFGSNCYTGLVNDPRIKEAAIAATRKYGTGCAGSPFLNGTLDIHKELEAKLAEYTGKEDVMVYSTGFEVNLGVVSTLTGREDYILWDEQDHASIIEGHRLSFSQKLKYRHNDMESLEKQLKKCDPDKVKLIVSDSVFSMEGDVANVKEIVRLAKQYNASVMIDEAHGIGVFGPGGRGVCHEQGVADDVDLIMGTFSKSFASLGGFIATNKEITNFLRHHSRSYIFTASITPASTAAALKALEIMQAEPERQENLWKLTNHALDGFRQAGFEIGNTSTPIIPLFIRDDFKTFAITRDLLDEGIFVNPVVSPAVAPTDTLIRFSLMATHSVEQVDRALETITRTFKKHGVLK, from the coding sequence ATGAATTTACTCCAAGAGAAACTCAGCAAGTACACCGCCCCACAGGAAGCTCAAGCCGCAGGTGTGTACCCATACTTCAGGGCCATATCGAGCGAACAGGACCCTGAGGTGATAATGAATGGAAAAAAAGTGCTGATGTTCGGCTCAAACTGCTACACCGGACTCGTCAACGACCCCCGCATAAAGGAAGCAGCCATAGCCGCCACACGCAAATACGGCACCGGATGCGCAGGATCGCCATTCCTTAACGGCACACTCGACATCCATAAGGAACTTGAAGCCAAGCTCGCCGAATACACCGGCAAGGAGGACGTAATGGTCTATTCTACCGGATTTGAAGTGAACCTCGGCGTGGTGTCAACACTCACCGGCCGCGAGGACTACATACTTTGGGATGAACAAGATCACGCATCGATAATTGAAGGACACAGACTGTCATTCAGCCAAAAGCTCAAATACAGGCACAACGACATGGAGTCGCTTGAGAAACAGCTCAAGAAATGCGACCCAGACAAAGTGAAGCTAATTGTCAGCGACAGCGTGTTCTCCATGGAGGGCGATGTAGCCAATGTCAAAGAAATTGTGCGCCTCGCAAAGCAGTATAATGCAAGCGTGATGATTGACGAGGCACACGGCATCGGAGTGTTCGGCCCCGGCGGTCGCGGCGTGTGCCATGAGCAAGGTGTCGCCGACGACGTTGACCTCATAATGGGAACATTCTCCAAATCGTTCGCATCACTCGGAGGCTTCATTGCGACCAACAAGGAAATAACCAACTTCCTGCGCCACCACTCCCGCTCTTACATCTTCACAGCCAGCATCACACCTGCATCCACCGCAGCAGCCCTAAAGGCTCTCGAAATCATGCAGGCAGAGCCCGAGCGTCAGGAGAACCTGTGGAAGCTAACCAACCATGCTCTCGACGGATTCCGCCAGGCAGGATTTGAGATCGGCAACACATCAACCCCCATCATCCCGCTTTTCATACGTGATGACTTCAAGACATTTGCCATCACACGCGACCTACTCGACGAGGGCATCTTCGTGAACCCGGTAGTATCACCCGCCGTGGCCCCCACCGACACACTCATCCGCTTCAGCCTCATGGCAACCCACTCCGTGGAGCAAGTGGACCGCGCTCTTGAGACCATAACACGCACATTCAAGAAACATGGAGTGCTGAAATAA
- a CDS encoding lysophospholipid acyltransferase family protein, with protein sequence MENPNVSGQDAPVKRTVLDYDDIVKMAPFFKGKRWLVERVMKMLDIDKVNWIHDHNFDTPGPRFCRGLLNDLDIKLRIDNEQLLDNLPEGPFITVSNHPFGALDGITLIDIVGSRRPEYKVMVNMILNHITAMRPNFMAVDQAASDDPAKKAVSMRGIKEAMMQVRKGHPIGFFPAGAVGNYNRHLRFEDREWQPVVIRLIQQLGVPVIPIFFHGLNSWWFRALGVISWQLRTLRLPAEVFRRKGDTLHISVGDIITPEEIKAHSGSVSELGEWLKARTYELKKLK encoded by the coding sequence ATGGAAAATCCTAATGTTTCCGGGCAGGACGCCCCAGTGAAGCGCACTGTGCTCGATTACGACGACATAGTAAAGATGGCGCCTTTTTTCAAGGGCAAACGCTGGCTCGTGGAGCGCGTAATGAAGATGCTTGACATTGATAAGGTCAATTGGATTCATGATCATAATTTTGACACTCCGGGTCCGCGGTTCTGTCGCGGCCTGCTTAACGATCTTGACATAAAGCTTAGGATCGACAATGAGCAGCTCCTCGACAATCTGCCCGAGGGGCCGTTCATAACTGTGAGCAATCATCCTTTCGGGGCTTTGGACGGTATCACGCTTATAGATATCGTCGGTAGCCGCCGTCCGGAATACAAGGTTATGGTCAATATGATACTAAACCATATCACGGCGATGCGCCCTAATTTCATGGCCGTCGATCAGGCTGCAAGCGATGACCCCGCCAAGAAGGCGGTGTCGATGCGCGGCATAAAGGAGGCAATGATGCAGGTGCGCAAAGGGCATCCTATCGGCTTCTTCCCCGCCGGTGCAGTAGGCAACTATAACAGGCACCTCCGTTTCGAGGACCGAGAGTGGCAGCCGGTGGTGATACGCCTTATCCAGCAGCTCGGAGTGCCGGTTATTCCGATTTTCTTTCATGGGCTGAACAGCTGGTGGTTCCGTGCGCTCGGGGTGATAAGCTGGCAGTTGCGTACGTTGCGGCTTCCCGCAGAGGTGTTCCGCCGCAAGGGTGACACTCTGCATATCTCGGTCGGTGACATTATAACTCCGGAGGAGATCAAGGCTCATTCCGGTTCGGTGTCTGAACTTGGGGAGTGGCTAAAAGCCAGGACTTATGAGCTGAAAAAACTGAAATGA
- a CDS encoding sigma-54 interaction domain-containing protein: protein MMELEHLDYPPQVVQAKQRFGIIGNSPALMESVARAVQVAPIDLSVLVTGESGSGKEFFPKIIHGFSSRKHARYIAVNCGAIPEGTIDSELFGHEKGAFTGAVSTRKGYFEEADGGTIFLDEVAELPLTTQARLLRVLESGEFIKVGSSTVQRANVRIVAATNVDMVRAVSEGRFREDLYYRLSTVSISIPPLRDRGADIPLLARKFAADFAERYTMPRITFDDTARQLLMAYRWPGNVRQLKNVVEQMALFHAGDNIDSAMLRTYLPGNGGAGLAPVHVGAGDNPHDYALEREMLLGMIVRLQQQIDSLRERLDHTSSAHTPFVDTVETRDAASAPVQSSSIVKFEPFCSPLRVPAQERVRDVDVSASPTTLEETERETIRRALERNGGRRKATAAELNISERTLYRKIKEYGME from the coding sequence ATGATGGAGCTGGAGCATCTTGATTATCCCCCTCAGGTGGTTCAGGCCAAGCAGCGTTTTGGCATAATAGGGAATTCTCCTGCGCTGATGGAGTCTGTGGCTCGTGCAGTCCAGGTGGCTCCTATTGATCTGTCGGTGCTTGTCACAGGTGAGAGCGGAAGCGGAAAAGAGTTTTTCCCGAAAATAATCCACGGATTTTCGTCGCGGAAGCATGCCAGATATATAGCCGTCAACTGCGGTGCGATACCCGAAGGTACTATCGATTCGGAGCTTTTCGGGCATGAGAAAGGTGCCTTCACCGGCGCAGTCTCCACCCGCAAGGGCTATTTCGAGGAGGCTGACGGCGGTACTATTTTTCTTGACGAGGTGGCGGAGCTGCCATTGACCACCCAGGCTCGGCTTCTTCGCGTGCTTGAGAGCGGCGAGTTTATTAAGGTGGGATCGTCCACGGTGCAGAGGGCGAATGTGCGCATAGTCGCAGCCACTAATGTGGATATGGTGAGAGCTGTGTCGGAGGGACGTTTCAGGGAAGACCTCTATTACAGGCTTTCCACAGTGTCGATATCGATCCCTCCGTTGCGTGACAGGGGTGCCGATATCCCATTGCTGGCACGGAAATTTGCTGCTGATTTCGCAGAGCGTTACACTATGCCGCGCATCACGTTTGACGACACTGCCCGACAGCTGCTCATGGCATATCGTTGGCCGGGCAATGTGCGCCAGCTTAAGAATGTGGTGGAGCAGATGGCTCTTTTTCATGCCGGTGATAATATAGACTCTGCTATGTTGCGGACCTATCTTCCGGGCAACGGCGGAGCAGGGCTTGCTCCTGTTCACGTGGGAGCCGGTGATAATCCTCATGATTATGCGTTGGAGCGGGAGATGCTGTTGGGCATGATAGTAAGGCTCCAGCAGCAGATCGATTCGTTGAGAGAGAGGCTTGACCATACGTCGTCGGCTCACACTCCTTTTGTAGATACTGTGGAGACCCGCGATGCCGCATCTGCGCCGGTGCAGTCCTCCTCCATTGTGAAGTTTGAGCCGTTCTGCTCTCCTCTCAGGGTGCCTGCGCAGGAGCGTGTGCGGGATGTCGATGTGTCCGCGTCACCTACGACGCTTGAGGAGACCGAGCGTGAGACAATACGCCGCGCGCTCGAAAGAAACGGCGGTCGGCGCAAGGCGACGGCGGCGGAACTTAACATTTCTGAGCGCACCCTTTACCGTAAGATAAAGGAATACGGCATGGAATAG
- a CDS encoding N-acetylmuramoyl-L-alanine amidase-like domain-containing protein: MRRIITLLYIAVVSAALTGNTYASFPGEVRWHNETADTTKINRILIDASNLADKTPNELMAYIGMRFEGTPYVAGTLEGDPEMLTVNLDEMDCTTFVETVSAMALTIKERRNSWQDFLYNLEQLRYRQGRINGYASRLHYISDWIVDNTHRGNLRDITDRLPGAKYQIKTIDYMSRHRDSYPAMKDDATFEGIKNSEVGYRSHRYPYIRRSALMTKKAPFWIKEGDIIAFTTKIEGLDVTHIGIVMLKDGVPHLLHASSKLGKVVLDPTPLSEYLSKNNSITGARFIRIGEQR; encoded by the coding sequence ATGAGACGTATCATCACCTTATTATATATAGCTGTCGTATCAGCAGCCCTTACCGGAAACACCTACGCATCATTTCCAGGCGAAGTGAGATGGCACAACGAGACCGCCGACACCACCAAAATCAACCGCATCCTCATAGATGCCTCAAACCTTGCCGACAAGACCCCAAACGAATTGATGGCATATATCGGAATGCGATTTGAAGGCACACCATATGTGGCAGGCACTCTTGAGGGCGATCCGGAAATGCTCACCGTCAATCTCGATGAGATGGACTGCACAACTTTCGTGGAAACAGTATCGGCAATGGCGCTCACAATCAAGGAACGGAGAAACTCCTGGCAGGATTTCCTATACAATCTGGAGCAACTGCGCTACCGACAGGGACGGATCAACGGATACGCATCCAGGCTTCATTATATAAGCGACTGGATCGTTGACAACACCCACCGCGGAAATCTACGCGACATCACCGACCGCCTGCCCGGAGCAAAATATCAGATAAAGACCATCGACTACATGTCACGTCACCGCGACTCCTACCCTGCAATGAAGGACGACGCCACATTTGAAGGGATCAAGAACTCCGAAGTCGGATACCGCTCACACCGATACCCCTATATACGCCGGTCTGCATTAATGACAAAAAAAGCCCCCTTCTGGATAAAGGAAGGGGACATAATAGCTTTCACAACCAAAATCGAAGGTCTCGACGTGACACACATTGGCATAGTGATGTTAAAAGACGGCGTTCCGCATCTGCTTCACGCATCCTCCAAACTGGGGAAAGTGGTGCTCGATCCGACACCGCTAAGCGAGTACCTGAGCAAAAACAACAGTATAACCGGAGCCCGCTTCATACGTATAGGCGAACAGCGTTAA